In one window of Cytophagaceae bacterium ABcell3 DNA:
- a CDS encoding cupin domain-containing protein produces the protein MKHMQQKVKGFEYVKEAFLQYSELKKCLLVPVQGNRLVKGCSFIKKIRIPSPDHYILLFAGLLSMLFATSCDPVVHGEEPAQMRDTPPEQAIIVRPDDVVWQEGPESFEPGSEFAVLEGDPGDTGVFNMRIKMPDGFVIAPHTHPNVERVTVLAGTFNLGHGETLDEDAAEALEAGSYFSLPPEMPHFAIAERETIIQLKTIGPWVINYINPEDDPRLREAPASLAEPAGKK, from the coding sequence ATGAAACATATGCAACAAAAAGTAAAAGGTTTTGAGTATGTTAAAGAGGCGTTTTTACAATATTCTGAATTGAAGAAATGTTTGTTGGTGCCTGTTCAGGGAAACCGTCTGGTAAAAGGGTGTTCATTTATAAAGAAAATTAGAATACCATCCCCTGATCATTATATTTTATTGTTTGCAGGACTGTTGTCAATGCTTTTTGCCACCTCCTGCGACCCTGTGGTGCATGGCGAGGAGCCTGCGCAAATGCGTGATACTCCGCCAGAGCAGGCAATCATTGTCCGTCCGGATGATGTGGTATGGCAAGAAGGGCCGGAATCTTTCGAGCCTGGTTCGGAGTTTGCGGTTTTGGAAGGTGACCCGGGAGATACGGGTGTTTTTAACATGCGCATAAAAATGCCTGATGGGTTCGTTATTGCCCCGCATACCCACCCAAATGTGGAAAGGGTAACCGTGTTAGCAGGCACTTTTAACCTCGGCCACGGTGAGACGTTGGACGAAGATGCCGCAGAAGCACTTGAGGCGGGAAGCTATTTTTCACTTCCGCCGGAGATGCCTCATTTTGCCATTGCAGAAAGAGAGACCATAATCCAATTAAAAACCATTGGGCCTTGGGTCATTAATTATATTAACCCTGAAGACGATCCAAGACTAAGGGAAGCACCAGCATCTTTGGCAGAACCTGCCGGTAAAAAATAA
- a CDS encoding immunoglobulin domain-containing protein, which produces MKKIYALFFAFLLIISSKAFLFAQAEVTRAGSTWTATVNGSSVYTGSDMIAAIQSAANNLTSGRTSKETINVRNSGSTGSTNSLKTFDIPSFTILDFHGNTMDVNDTGDDLIVPVRGIRSDNIEIRNMTITGNPRYGIWLHGCANVVLSQIHISIPEARNIGLGIRIEGRNDTRSQNVEIDYVFAEHCAHHAVEIWDTDNVTIGTIETRNTGGCGLLLNRSTNATVELIDAYRANHGGGYAAFRTANNAGPDIHVKKVIARECGRGIFGVSQSRGVTIDWVDIENSNSAGIFIEDSWDYTINGGIISGSRGEGVRIASRTNEHQPAQNVTIRNLCISGDHSYGIRETSSGSGFGNTNNNRFIDNDLRGSASNPANEISIQGSQSIAEGNCVTGGPVYEDCGCEGGEGGEPDCNDIPGGTAVLDDCEECVGGNTGKQPCTMAFEEGYYQIRPYHSDLCLHPGDIVTQEACSETSNEVWQITQSGSGYHISSVTEDLFLSYGDGSQENTLTLSETPSTFRIETLGDGTYHLAVENNTDLVIDMHGNSVEPGRQGLLWVRNGQDNQRFTFAEMEPSFDCNGDLEGAATEDDCGDCVGGNTGKTACAGFVDGPDACVYEGAVEAEHDGFMGNGYLNGDNALGNTILYVINSENAQSATLSFRYANGSSLNRAMEVKVNGETQVEALGFNFTGAWSDWEIASVSLDLSQGNNRIELVSLTEEGGPNFDLIGFDSPNIILGSCEEDCHGDIAGTAFEDECGICAGGNTGIEPGASCEDPSISDFVVPEGEIFTGDPFILSVNSSGPGELTFQWYFNGDPIADATGSSYTVDSSISSVHSGAYHVVVSNEYGETSSEVIEIDVQPILDCNGDPDGTAFEDECGVCAGGNTGIEPGSSCEEPTISELVLPEGGIFTGDPFGLSVNSTGPGELTFQWYFNGDPIADATGSSYTVDSSISSVHSGAYHVVVSNEYGETSSEVIEIDVQPILDCNGDPDGAAFEDECGICAGGNTGIEPGSSCEEPSISELVVPEGEIFTGDPFILSVNSSGPGELTFQWYFNGDPIADATGSSYTVDSSISSVHSGAYHVVVSNEYGETSSDIIDVNVQPKPDCNGDPDGSAFEDACGICAGGNTGIEPGSNCEPPVIISVEYPEEGLYTGDALAMTVNYEGPGTISYQWYHNGSPISGATSRTYEVDSLYSGQHSGSYHVVVSNEFGETASDVIEIVVNAVTDCNGDPDGTAYEDACGECVGGNTGEVPCEEDCNGAYGGTASIDSCGVCAGGNTGVAFGFSCALPEISDMADAYEVNVGDELVLEVDVSGPGNNTYQWYFNGEPIEGATESSFAISDASSDDAGVYYVVVNNDNGETRSDDIHVSVADITGLSRLNSQTELKVYPNPAHDRIHVAYKVAGNRDIRIFNGLGTQVYFESTFEQTKLLDISSLPAGIYFLRLEVGEETKQHPFIVE; this is translated from the coding sequence ATGAAAAAAATCTACGCCTTATTTTTTGCTTTCTTGTTAATAATTTCCAGCAAGGCTTTTCTTTTTGCCCAAGCGGAAGTAACCCGTGCAGGCAGTACGTGGACAGCAACTGTTAATGGGTCTAGTGTCTATACAGGTTCGGATATGATTGCAGCCATTCAATCTGCAGCGAATAATCTTACCTCAGGGCGGACTAGCAAAGAAACAATTAATGTTCGGAACTCCGGTTCTACCGGTAGTACTAATTCTTTAAAAACATTTGACATCCCTTCTTTTACCATTCTAGATTTTCATGGTAATACTATGGATGTCAATGATACGGGAGATGACTTGATAGTTCCTGTGCGAGGCATTCGCTCAGACAATATTGAGATACGTAATATGACTATTACCGGTAATCCGAGATATGGGATTTGGTTGCACGGGTGTGCTAATGTTGTTTTATCTCAAATTCATATATCTATACCTGAGGCACGCAACATAGGTTTAGGTATACGAATTGAAGGTAGAAATGATACCAGGTCGCAAAATGTGGAAATTGATTATGTATTTGCCGAACACTGTGCCCATCATGCAGTGGAAATATGGGATACCGATAATGTTACGATTGGAACCATAGAAACACGGAATACTGGCGGTTGTGGACTTTTGCTTAATAGGTCGACAAATGCAACTGTTGAACTGATAGACGCCTATCGGGCCAATCACGGTGGCGGTTATGCCGCTTTTAGAACGGCCAATAATGCAGGGCCGGATATCCATGTGAAAAAAGTAATAGCCAGAGAATGTGGCCGTGGTATATTTGGTGTTTCTCAAAGTCGTGGGGTTACTATAGACTGGGTGGATATTGAGAACTCTAATTCTGCTGGTATTTTTATTGAAGATAGTTGGGATTATACCATCAACGGTGGCATTATTAGCGGTTCTAGGGGAGAAGGGGTAAGAATTGCCTCAAGAACCAACGAACATCAACCCGCTCAGAATGTAACCATTCGAAATTTGTGCATTTCAGGAGATCATTCTTATGGAATCCGTGAAACTTCTTCAGGGAGTGGCTTTGGAAATACTAACAACAACCGGTTTATTGATAATGATCTTAGAGGTAGTGCCTCTAATCCTGCTAATGAAATTTCCATCCAAGGCTCCCAAAGTATTGCGGAAGGCAATTGTGTAACAGGTGGCCCTGTTTATGAAGACTGTGGTTGTGAAGGTGGTGAAGGCGGAGAGCCCGATTGTAATGATATACCAGGTGGTACTGCCGTATTAGACGACTGTGAAGAGTGTGTTGGAGGAAATACCGGCAAGCAACCATGTACAATGGCTTTCGAAGAAGGATATTATCAGATAAGGCCTTATCACTCTGACCTGTGCCTTCACCCTGGTGACATAGTAACTCAAGAAGCCTGTTCTGAAACCAGTAATGAGGTTTGGCAAATCACCCAAAGTGGGTCTGGCTATCACATTTCTTCTGTTACAGAAGACCTTTTCCTCAGTTATGGCGACGGTAGTCAAGAGAATACACTTACGCTTTCGGAAACCCCTTCAACTTTTAGGATAGAAACATTAGGTGATGGAACTTATCATTTGGCGGTAGAAAATAATACAGATTTAGTCATTGATATGCATGGCAATTCTGTAGAACCCGGTCGTCAGGGTTTGCTATGGGTTAGAAATGGACAGGATAATCAGAGGTTTACTTTTGCTGAAATGGAACCTTCATTTGATTGCAATGGAGATTTAGAAGGAGCTGCCACAGAAGATGATTGTGGAGATTGTGTCGGAGGGAATACCGGTAAAACCGCATGCGCTGGCTTTGTTGATGGCCCCGATGCTTGTGTATATGAAGGGGCGGTTGAAGCCGAACATGATGGGTTTATGGGCAATGGTTATCTTAATGGTGATAATGCACTTGGAAATACCATTTTGTATGTTATAAATAGTGAAAATGCCCAATCGGCAACATTATCTTTTCGTTATGCCAATGGTAGTAGTCTAAACCGGGCTATGGAAGTAAAAGTTAATGGCGAAACTCAAGTGGAAGCGCTGGGCTTCAATTTTACCGGAGCCTGGAGTGACTGGGAAATAGCATCTGTTTCCCTTGACCTTTCTCAGGGTAACAATAGAATTGAACTTGTATCCTTGACCGAAGAGGGAGGGCCTAATTTTGATCTTATAGGCTTTGATAGTCCAAATATTATTTTAGGCAGTTGTGAGGAAGATTGCCATGGAGATATTGCTGGTACGGCCTTCGAAGATGAGTGTGGAATTTGCGCAGGCGGGAATACCGGCATAGAACCTGGGGCGTCGTGCGAAGATCCAAGCATTAGTGATTTTGTTGTACCTGAAGGGGAAATTTTTACGGGCGATCCTTTTATTTTAAGTGTAAATTCCAGTGGCCCTGGTGAACTCACTTTCCAGTGGTATTTCAATGGGGATCCCATAGCGGATGCCACCGGTAGCAGCTATACAGTTGACAGTTCAATATCTTCGGTCCACAGCGGAGCATACCATGTAGTGGTAAGCAACGAATATGGCGAAACGTCAAGTGAGGTAATTGAAATAGATGTCCAACCTATACTAGATTGTAACGGTGACCCTGACGGTACCGCTTTTGAGGATGAGTGTGGCGTATGCGCAGGCGGCAATACCGGTATAGAACCAGGCTCATCGTGCGAAGAACCGACCATCAGTGAGCTGGTTTTGCCTGAAGGGGGTATTTTTACTGGCGATCCGTTTGGTTTAAGTGTAAATTCCACAGGCCCTGGAGAACTTACTTTCCAGTGGTATTTCAATGGGGATCCCATAGCGGATGCCACCGGTAGCAGCTATACAGTTGACAGTTCAATATCTTCGGTCCACAGCGGAGCATACCATGTAGTGGTAAGCAACGAATATGGCGAAACGTCAAGTGAGGTAATTGAAATAGATGTCCAACCTATACTAGATTGTAACGGAGATCCTGACGGCGCCGCTTTCGAAGATGAATGTGGCATTTGCGCAGGCGGGAATACCGGCATAGAACCAGGCTCATCGTGCGAAGAACCAAGCATTAGTGAGCTGGTTGTTCCTGAAGGGGAAATTTTTACCGGCGATCCTTTTATTTTAAGTGTAAATTCCAGTGGCCCTGGTGAACTTACTTTCCAGTGGTATTTCAATGGGGATCCCATAGCGGATGCCACCGGTAGCAGCTATACAGTTGACAGTTCAATATCTTCGGTCCACAGCGGAGCATACCATGTAGTGGTAAGCAACGAATATGGCGAAACGTCAAGTGACATAATAGATGTAAATGTCCAACCGAAACCTGACTGCAATGGTGATCCTGATGGTAGCGCCTTTGAAGACGCATGTGGAATTTGCGCAGGCGGGAATACCGGCATAGAACCTGGATCCAATTGCGAACCCCCAGTGATTATATCTGTAGAGTATCCAGAAGAAGGCCTCTATACAGGAGATGCATTGGCAATGACAGTAAACTATGAAGGTCCTGGAACCATATCTTACCAATGGTACCATAATGGATCGCCTATATCTGGGGCAACCTCGCGTACCTACGAAGTAGATAGTTTATATTCCGGGCAGCACAGCGGATCTTACCATGTAGTGGTGAGCAACGAGTTTGGAGAAACGGCAAGTGATGTAATAGAAATTGTTGTTAATGCAGTAACTGATTGTAACGGTGATCCAGATGGTACAGCTTATGAAGATGCTTGTGGAGAGTGCGTGGGTGGCAATACAGGTGAAGTTCCTTGTGAGGAAGACTGTAACGGGGCATATGGTGGCACAGCTTCTATAGATTCATGTGGTGTCTGTGCCGGTGGGAACACCGGAGTGGCCTTTGGCTTTTCTTGTGCACTTCCTGAAATTTCAGATATGGCCGATGCATATGAAGTAAACGTAGGAGATGAATTGGTATTGGAGGTTGATGTTTCCGGACCGGGAAACAATACCTATCAGTGGTATTTTAATGGAGAACCAATTGAGGGGGCTACTGAAAGTTCATTTGCTATTTCTGATGCATCATCCGATGATGCGGGTGTTTACTACGTGGTGGTTAATAATGATAATGGAGAAACCAGGAGTGATGATATACATGTGTCAGTAGCTGATATTACGGGACTGTCCCGCTTAAACAGCCAAACTGAACTAAAGGTATACCCTAACCCTGCCCATGACAGGATACATGTTGCATATAAAGTGGCTGGTAACCGGGATATAAGAATTTTTAATGGACTAGGTACCCAAGTTTATTTTGAGTCTACATTTGAGCAAACAAAATTGCTTGATAT